In Elephas maximus indicus isolate mEleMax1 chromosome 7, mEleMax1 primary haplotype, whole genome shotgun sequence, the following proteins share a genomic window:
- the LOC126079301 gene encoding olfactory receptor 8J1-like isoform X1 — MAPENLTWVTEFIFMGVSDRPELQVPLFFVFLVIYGLTVVGNLGIITLTSTDPRLQTPMYFFFRHLAIINFGNSTVIAPKMLINFLVKKKNTFYYECATQMGGFLFFIVAEVFVLAVMAYDRYVAICNPLLYMVVVSQQICLLLVSFAYSYGFSTAIVVASSVFSMSYCSSNIINHFYCDTVPLLALSCSDTYFPDTVVFISAAMNLIFSVIIVIVSYFNIILSILRIHSSEGRKKAFSTCASHMMSVTVFCGTLLFMYLQPKTHHSLDSDKMASVFYTLVIPMLNPMIYSLRNKDMKEALKKFIVNRKQVFMKMRK, encoded by the exons ATGGCTCCTGAAAATCTCACCTGGGTGACTGAGTTCATTTTCATGGGAGTCTCAGACCGTCCGGAGCTCCAGGTCccccttttctttgtcttcctggTGATCTATGGGCTGACCGTGGTAGGAAACCTGGGCATCATCACCCTCACCAGCACGGACCCTCGTCTTCAAACCcccatgtattttttcttccGACATTTGGCTATCATTAATTTTGGCAATTCTACCGTCATTGCCCCTAAAATGCTGATTAATTTCttagtaaagaagaaaaataccttTTATTATGAATGTGCCACCCAAATGGGTGGGTTCTTGTTTTTCATTGTAGCTGAGGTTTTTGTGCTAgctgtgatggcctatgaccgctatgtggccatttgtaaccccCTGCTCTATATGGTGGTGGTATCTCAACAGATCTGCCTTCTGCTGGTATCCTTTGCATACAGCTATGGCTTTTCCACAGCTATTGTGGTTGCTTCTTCTGTATTCTCTATGTCTTATTGTTCTTCCAATATCATCAACCATTTCTACTGCGACACTGTTCCCCTGTTAGCATTGTCCTGCTCTGATACTTACTTTCCAGATACAGTAGTCTTTATTTCTGCAGCTATGAATTTGATTTTCTCCGTAATTATAGTTATAGTATCCTATTTCAACATCATCTTGTCCATTCTCAGGATACATTcatcagaaggaaggaaaaaagccttctccacctgtgcctcACATATGATGTCAGTCACAGTGTTCTGTGGAACGCTGCTATTCATGTATTTGCAGCCTAAAACTCACCATTCATTAGATTCTGATAAAATGGCTTCGGTGTTCTACACACTGGTGATCCCTATGCTGAATCCTATGATCTACAGCTTGAGGAATAAGGAT ATGAAAGAAGCCCTGAAGAAATTCATAGTGAATAGAAAACAAGTCTTCATGAAAATGAGAAAATGA
- the LOC126079301 gene encoding olfactory receptor 8J3-like isoform X2, with protein sequence MAPENLTWVTEFIFMGVSDRPELQVPLFFVFLVIYGLTVVGNLGIITLTSTDPRLQTPMYFFFRHLAIINFGNSTVIAPKMLINFLVKKKNTFYYECATQMGGFLFFIVAEVFVLAVMAYDRYVAICNPLLYMVVVSQQICLLLVSFAYSYGFSTAIVVASSVFSMSYCSSNIINHFYCDTVPLLALSCSDTYFPDTVVFISAAMNLIFSVIIVIVSYFNIILSILRIHSSEGRKKAFSTCASHMMSVTVFCGTLLFMYLQPKTHHSLDSDKMASVFYTLVIPMLNPMIYSLRNKDVIAAFKRFLLNPCYSFKPM encoded by the coding sequence ATGGCTCCTGAAAATCTCACCTGGGTGACTGAGTTCATTTTCATGGGAGTCTCAGACCGTCCGGAGCTCCAGGTCccccttttctttgtcttcctggTGATCTATGGGCTGACCGTGGTAGGAAACCTGGGCATCATCACCCTCACCAGCACGGACCCTCGTCTTCAAACCcccatgtattttttcttccGACATTTGGCTATCATTAATTTTGGCAATTCTACCGTCATTGCCCCTAAAATGCTGATTAATTTCttagtaaagaagaaaaataccttTTATTATGAATGTGCCACCCAAATGGGTGGGTTCTTGTTTTTCATTGTAGCTGAGGTTTTTGTGCTAgctgtgatggcctatgaccgctatgtggccatttgtaaccccCTGCTCTATATGGTGGTGGTATCTCAACAGATCTGCCTTCTGCTGGTATCCTTTGCATACAGCTATGGCTTTTCCACAGCTATTGTGGTTGCTTCTTCTGTATTCTCTATGTCTTATTGTTCTTCCAATATCATCAACCATTTCTACTGCGACACTGTTCCCCTGTTAGCATTGTCCTGCTCTGATACTTACTTTCCAGATACAGTAGTCTTTATTTCTGCAGCTATGAATTTGATTTTCTCCGTAATTATAGTTATAGTATCCTATTTCAACATCATCTTGTCCATTCTCAGGATACATTcatcagaaggaaggaaaaaagccttctccacctgtgcctcACATATGATGTCAGTCACAGTGTTCTGTGGAACGCTGCTATTCATGTATTTGCAGCCTAAAACTCACCATTCATTAGATTCTGATAAAATGGCTTCGGTGTTCTACACACTGGTGATCCCTATGCTGAATCCTATGATCTACAGCTTGAGGAATAAGGATGTGATAGCTGCCTTCAAGAGATTCCTGTTAAACCCATGCTATTCCTTTAAACCAATGTAA